In the genome of Populus nigra chromosome 19, ddPopNigr1.1, whole genome shotgun sequence, the window GACTACAGCATTTGCGTCACTAGACCTTGTGATGGTCACACTTGGTGATATTTCTGCCTTCCACTTCATGCCTTCCCCATCAGGGAGGTATATGGGCTCTCCATCTAAGGCTAACGAAAGGCGGTCGACGGAGTCATCCCATGTAGCTGTCTTTTGAGCACCGATGAAGAGTTTATGGGTGCCAAAGAGAATGCCTAGAGATTGCACCCAAGTGAAGTCCCTCGTCAACTTTTCGTTGCGGCGACCGATGAAGTGAGCATTGATGTGCAAGTTAGAATCAGAAACTATGCAGAAGTCTCGGTCTTTTTTTCCATGGAAGTAGAAGGTGATTCCATCTCCACCGATGAATCGCGGGTCTTGGCACACAGCACCTGGCCGGTCACAGTCTGTTCGCAACAAGGAAAAACTACATCAATATACAATGCTCCTTAAACATAAAATGTTCTGCAGACAACTTACTTAGTTTTCATGATACTGATAGGAAAAATATTCTCTGCAGATGTATAgataaattaatgaagaaaaataaaagataatatttactGAGATTAGGACTTTGATGGAAGGAGTTAGAGAAACATACTGCAAACAGCCTTGCAAATGGTACAATCAACCTCACATTGATTGGGGCAGGCACTAGGACAGGTGTACTCCTGACCATAGCAAGTGGCATAGTTCCTGTTCTTGCACCTAGCTCTCTTTGGAGCTGATTCACTTGAatctggtggtggtggaggattTTGAGCAGGGGGGGTAGTAGTTGCAGGAGGTGGTGGAGTGGAAATGGTGGGAGGAGGGGTGGAAGTTGTTGGAGGTGGGCTCAAAGGTGGGGTGGACGTAGTTGGAGGTGGGCTCAgagaaggtggtggtggtggcaaaAAGGGTGGAGATTTAGATGGCTTTGAGCAAACAGGGGTGCATGTAGCACAATCCACATAACAGTTACGAGGACACTGTGGTGGGCAATAGaggtttttagttttgaaacatACAGGGTAGTTCTTCTTGTCACGGcacttttttgctttctttggcTTCTGAGTAGCTGCCTCAGCCACAATGGCTAGGAAAATTACGAGTAAACATATGGATAACCGAGCCATAGCTTGATCCTTTGGttatgttatttgtttattcaagTATTATGATAGAGGTTCTTGACGTAGAGCTCCTTTTATACTGATTTTTAGAAGGCAATTGCAAGTTATGTACCCTcaatttttagcataaaaaacttCGTATACTGCCTTTCTACttcaagtgttttttactttaattattaTCTGGTTCTCTCTCACATGCAGGGCAGGTCCAAATTCAGAAGTCAGCCTCAAAATACAGATCTCTCTTCAAAATATCAAGCAATCATCCTCAAATTAACCTGGCTC includes:
- the LOC133680499 gene encoding uncharacterized protein LOC133680499 — encoded protein: MARLSICLLVIFLAIVAEAATQKPKKAKKCRDKKNYPVCFKTKNLYCPPQCPRNCYVDCATCTPVCSKPSKSPPFLPPPPPSLSPPPTTSTPPLSPPPTTSTPPPTISTPPPPATTTPPAQNPPPPPDSSESAPKRARCKNRNYATCYGQEYTCPSACPNQCEVDCTICKAVCNCDRPGAVCQDPRFIGGDGITFYFHGKKDRDFCIVSDSNLHINAHFIGRRNEKLTRDFTWVQSLGILFGTHKLFIGAQKTATWDDSVDRLSLALDGEPIYLPDGEGMKWKAEISPSVTITRSSDANAVVIEAEDNFKIKAAVVPITQKDSRIHNYGIASENCFAHLDLSFKFYKLSGDVNGVLGQTYGSNYVSRVKMGVLMPVLGGEKEFASSNIFATDCAVARFSGQHPSSNSSENFEFANLHCASGIDGRGVVCKR